From one uncultured Paludibacter sp. genomic stretch:
- the murC gene encoding UDP-N-acetylmuramate--L-alanine ligase, producing MTTEKMNIFTRYYFIGIGGIGMSAIARYFNVKGFMVAGYDRTETKLTQDLVSEGIAVNYNESENNIPTIFLEPDKTLVIITPAIPYNHPQLIYFQKHNFKIMKRSEMLGEITRQSKAICIAGTHGKTTTSTITAHLLHQSHVGCNAFLGGISNNYNSNXLLSNESNFVVVEAXXYDRSFHRLTPYMAVITSSDPDHLDIYGTEEAFYESFEHFTSLISKGGALIVNKKVNIKPQLQKGVKLFTYGLTTEADFYAKNIRTKNATIVFDFVTPXETLYDVKLGVPVMINVEXSIAAMALAWLNGVTLEEIRTGISTYSGIYRRFNTVYKSDNVILMDDYAHHPSELKASIASIRQLYPERKITGIFQPHLYTRTRDFAPEFAQALSGLDELILLDIYPARELPIEGVTSEIILKEVTLQEKTLTSKENLLNVLKEKRLDVLVTFGAGDIDKLVPEIKNFLKENNK from the coding sequence ATGACAACTGAAAAAATGAACATATTTACACGATATTATTTTATCGGCATCGGCGGTATCGGAATGAGCGCTATTGCAAGGTATTTTAATGTCAAAGGATTTATGGTAGCAGGTTATGACCGCACCGAAACAAAACTGACACAAGATCTTGTTTCAGAAGGAATTGCCGTAAACTACAACGAATCCGAAAATAATATTCCAACCATTTTTTTAGAACCGGATAAAACGCTCGTAATCATTACTCCTGCTATTCCGTACAATCATCCTCAATTGATTTATTTTCAGAAACACAATTTTAAAATAATGAAACGTTCCGAAATGCTTGGCGAAATTACACGTCAAAGTAAAGCCATTTGCATTGCCGGAACGCACGGAAAAACCACCACTTCTACCATTACAGCGCATTTACTNCATCAATCTCACGTGGGATGCAATGCGTTTTTGGGTGGCATTTCCAATAATTACAACAGCAATNTGCTGCTTTCAAACGAAAGTAATTTTGTNGTAGTGGAAGCGGANGANTACGATCGTTCGTTTCATCGCCTCACACCTTATATGGCAGTAATAACCTCATCCGACCCGGATCATTTGGATATTTACGGCACAGAAGAAGCATTTTACGAAAGTTTTGAACATTTTACATCGCTTATTAGTAAAGGCGGAGCATTAATTGTCAACAAAAAAGTCAATATCAAACCTCAATTGCAAAAAGGAGTAAAACTTTTCACTTACGGATTGACAACTGAAGCCGATTTTTACGCAAAAAATATCCGAACAAAAAACGCAACTATCGTCTTTGATTTTGTAACGCCNANNGAAACATTGTATGATGTAAAATTAGGCGTTCCGGTAATGATAAATGTGGAAAANAGCATAGCGGCAATGGCTTTGGCATGGCTCAACGGAGTTACTTTGGAAGAAATTCGCACCGGAATTTCTACTTATTCCGGAATTTACAGACGTTTCAATACAGTTTACAAATCGGACAACGTAATTTTGATGGACGATTACGCGCATCATCCCAGCGAATTGAAAGCAAGTATTGCTTCCATTCGTCAGTTATATCCCGAAAGAAAAATAACAGGGATTTTTCAGCCGCATTTATATACGCGCACACGAGATTTTGCGCCTGAATTTGCACAAGCATTATCAGGTTTAGACGAATTAATATTGCTCGATATTTATCCAGCAAGAGAATTACCCATTGAGGGCGTTACTTCTGAAATTATTCTGAAAGAGGTAACTTTGCAGGAAAAAACATTAACATCTAAAGAAAATCTTTTAAATGTTTTAAAGGAAAAAAGATTAGATGTTTTGGTTACTTTTGGCGCCGGCGACATTGATAAATTGGTGCCTGAAATAAAGAATTTTTTAAAAGAAAACAATAAATAA
- the murG gene encoding UDP-N-acetylglucosamine--N-acetylmuramyl-(pentapeptide) pyrophosphoryl-undecaprenol N-acetylglucosamine transferase, with protein MRYIISGGGTGGHIFPAISIANAIKRRDKDADILFVGAIGRMEMERIPQAGYPIEGLSVRGFDRKNMLKNVSVLIDFLKSTYKARAIIKKFNPDIAIGVGGYASAPTLKAASKFGVPTLLQEQNSYAGVTNKMLASKAKKICVAYRGMEKFFPKDKIVLTGNPVRQDLFEVKPKAEEAYKYFNFTPKKKTLXIVGGSLGARTINQSIIAXLEELTKANIQIIWQTGKLYITDAMKAAQPYLNENLLXTDFVTRMDYAYSIADLVISRAGASSISELCLLKKPVILVPSPNVAEDHQTQNALALVNRNAAVMIRDVDSVKELVPKALEMIKNDDLLEILANNIGTLAEKNSADRIVDEVFKIIGLK; from the coding sequence ATGAGATACATTATCAGCGGCGGCGGCACCGGCGGACATATTTTTCCGGCAATAAGTATTGCAAACGCAATTAAAAGACGTGATAAAGACGCCGATATTCTTTTTGTCGGAGCTATCGGACGCATGGAAATGGAGCGTATTCCACAAGCGGGTTATCCTATCGAAGGACTTTCCGTACGTGGTTTCGACCGTAAAAATATGTTGAAAAACGTTAGCGTATTGATTGATTTTCTCAAAAGCACATATAAGGCTCGCGCTATTATCAAAAAATTTAATCCGGATATCGCTATAGGCGTAGGCGGATATGCAAGCGCGCCCACGCTAAAAGCCGCAAGCAAGTTTGGAGTTCCCACTTTGCTTCAGGAGCAAAATTCTTACGCAGGTGTAACCAATAAAATGTTGGCTTCCAAAGCAAAAAAAATATGCGTGGCTTATCGAGGAATGGAAAAATTTTTCCCGAAAGATAAAATCGTTTTAACCGGAAATCCTGTACGTCAGGATTTATTTGAAGTAAAGCCAAAAGCAGAAGAAGCATATAAATATTTTAATTTTACTCCGAAGAAAAAAACATTGNTGATAGTTGGAGGNAGTTTGGGTGCAAGAACAATCAATCAAAGTATAATTGCANAGCTGGAAGAACTGACAAAAGCAAACATTCAGATAATTTGGCAAACAGGAAAATTATACATTACCGATGCNATGAAAGCNGCACAACCTTATTTAAACGAAAATTTGCTTGNTACNGATTTTGTTACACGAATGGATTATGCCTATTCCATTGCCGATTTGGTTATTTCNCGCGCCGGAGCAAGTTCCATTTCGGAGCTTTGTCTGCTNAAGAAACCGGTAATTTTAGTGCCTTCTCCCAACGTTGCAGAAGACCATCAAACACAAAACGCTTTGGCATTGGTAAACAGAAACGCCGCAGTGATGATACGAGATGTGGATTCCGTAAAAGAATTGGTTCCAAAAGCATTGGAAATGATAAAAAACGATGATTTATTGGAAATATTGGCAAATAATATTGGAACNTTAGCCGAAAAAAACTCAGCGGATAGAATTGTAGATGAAGTGTTTAAAATCATTGGATTAAAATAA
- a CDS encoding Cell cycle protein, which translates to MDSIFRKYLKGDTTIWLVFFILCVFSIIELYSASSTLAFKASNHTAPMLQHAAFLLLGAGLAYLVHFVPYKYIRILAYPGLLLSFVLLVYVQFKGQSAXDAARWIRIFGFQFQPSELAKMSLIIVVADFISRIRAYPKDEKKYFWWLIGITVAICGLILLENFSTAAILGMVVYFMMFIGQVSWKKLVIILGIIVGTLFIGYVTVKAIPQDKMPKAFDRAYTWVNRIDRKSVENKEDKYVINDKNLQVQHGRIAVARGGVIGVFPGNSIERDFLPHAFDDFIFAIIVEEMGLVGGIFVMFLYLVLLFRTGQIATVCKSTFPAMLVTGLGLIITLQATVNMIVGSGFGLVTGQPLPLISRGGTSIIITCIYFGIILGVIRQIKEENDKKKETTKSEEIPVINVEEI; encoded by the coding sequence ATGGATAGCATTTTCAGAAAATATTTAAAAGGAGATACCACAATTTGGTTGGTGTTTTTCATTTTATGTGTATTTTCTATCATCGAATTATACAGCGCATCAAGCACGCTGGCATTTAAAGCTTCAAATCACACTGCCCCAATGTTGCAACACGCTGCATTTTTGCTTTTGGGTGCAGGATTAGCTTATTTGGTACATTTTGTGCCATATAAATACATCCGCATTTTAGCATATCCGGGTTTGTTATTATCGTTTGTTTTATTGGTATATGTACAATTTAAAGGACAATCGGCAAANGATGCCGCGCGTTGGATACGGATTTTTGGTTTTCAGTTTCAACCGTCGGAATTGGCAAAAATGTCGCTGATTATTGTTGTTGCCGATTTTATTTCACGTATCAGAGCGTATCCAAAAGACGAAAAAAAATATTTCTGGTGGCTGATAGGAATTACAGTCGCTATTTGCGGTTTGATTTTATTGGAAAACTTTTCCACTGCAGCTATTTTGGGAATGGTTGTTTATTTTATGATGTTTATCGGGCAAGTTTCGTGGAAAAAATTAGTGATTATTTTAGGAATAATCGTCGGAACTTTGTTTATTGGTTATGTTACCGTAAAAGCCATTCCACAAGATAAAATGCCAAAAGCTTTTGACCGCGCTTACACTTGGGTAAATCGTATAGACAGAAAATCTGTTGAAAACAAAGAAGATAAGTACGTTATTAACGATAAAAATTTACAGGTTCAACACGGAAGAATTGCTGTGGCACGAGGAGGAGTTATTGGCGTTTTCCCCGGAAACAGTATAGAACGTGATTTTCTTCCTCACGCTTTTGACGATTTTATTTTTGCCATTATTGTAGAGGAAATGGGACTTGTTGGCGGTATTTTTGTGATGTTTTTATATCTTGTTTTACTATTCCGAACAGGACAAATTGCTACGGTGTGTAAAAGCACCTTTCCTGCAATGCTTGTAACAGGATTGGGATTAATTATTACACTTCAAGCTACGGTAAATATGATTGTGGGCTCCGGATTTGGATTGGTTACAGGACAACCGCTCCCATTGATAAGTCGAGGCGGCACATCTATTATTATTACTTGTATTTATTTCGGAATTATTTTGGGTGTAATACGGCAAATTAAAGAAGAAAACGATAAGAAAAAAGAAACAACAAAATCGGAAGAAATTCCGGTAATAAATGTGGAAGAAATTTAA
- a CDS encoding hypothetical protein (Evidence 5 : Unknown function), which produces MLDALYNSMIENTHKMKNTNQIVVSPFKYFLKMLSIIY; this is translated from the coding sequence GTGCTTGATGCGCTGTATAATTCGATGATAGAAAATACACATAAAATGAAAAACACCAACCAAATTGTGGTATCTCCTTTTAAATATTTTCTGAAAATGCTATCCATAATTTATTGA
- a CDS encoding UDP-N-acetylmuramoylalanine--D-glutamate ligase (fragment): MICITGSNGKTTTTLLTYHILKEAGLNVGLAGNVGDSLALQVAENNFDYYVVELSSFQLDGMNDFKADIAILLNITPDHLDRYNYEFQNYIDSKFRIIQNQTKNDAFIFWANDPVIQKELKKRNIQSTLYPFAIDKTEKTKAFLENDQLIINTLNNTFIMPTQELAIKGLHNTYNSMAAGLAASLVDVRKENIRQSLSDFKGVEHRLEYVATVRDVQYINDSKATNVNSCWYALQSMKTPVVLILGGTDKGNDYTEIEELVSQKVTGLIXLGVDNSRLHEFFXDKITDIEEAKSMKEAVDKAYKMAKSGETVLLSPCCASFDLFQNYEDRGRQFKECVRSL, from the coding sequence ATGATTTGTATCACAGGAAGTAACGGAAAAACCACCACTACCCTGCTTACATATCACATTTTGAAAGAAGCTGGATTAAACGTAGGTTTGGCAGGAAACGTAGGAGACAGTTTAGCATTGCAGGTTGCTGAAAACAATTTTGATTATTACGTGGTGGAGTTGAGTAGTTTCCAATTGGACGGAATGAATGATTTCAAAGCCGATATTGCCATTTTACTGAACATCACACCGGATCATCTGGACAGATATAATTATGAATTTCAAAACTATATTGATTCCAAATTCCGCATTATTCAAAATCAAACCAAAAACGACGCTTTCATTTTTTGGGCAAACGATCCCGTAATACAAAAAGAACTGAAAAAAAGAAATATACAATCAACGCTCTATCCGTTTGCAATAGATAAAACCGAAAAAACAAAAGCATTTTTAGAAAACGACCAACTGATTATCAACACATTAAACAACACATTTATTATGCCTACTCAAGAACTTGCTATAAAAGGACTTCACAACACGTACAATTCAATGGCGGCAGGATTAGCGGCATCNCTTGTTGATGTACGCAAAGAAAACATCCGTCAGTCGCTTTCCGATTTCAAAGGTGTGGAACATCGTTTGGAATATGTGGCAACCGTAAGAGATGTGCAATACATAAACGACAGTAAAGCAACCAACGTAAACTCTTGTTGGTATGCGCTTCAAAGTATGAAAACGCCTGTGGTATTGATTCTTGGAGGTACCGACAAAGGNAACGATTATACCGAAATAGAAGAATTGGTAAGTCAAAAAGTAACGGGATTGATTTTNTTGGGAGTTGACAACAGTAGATTGCATGAGTTTTTTNATGACAAAATAACGGACATTGAAGAAGCTAAATCAATGAAAGAAGCGGTTGATAAAGCATACAAAATGGCAAAATCGGGCGAAACGGTATTACTTTCTCCTTGCTGTGCAAGTTTTGATTTATTTCAAAACTACGAAGATCGCGGACGACAATTTAAAGAATGTGTGAGAAGCTTGTAA
- a CDS encoding hypothetical protein (Evidence 5 : Unknown function) has translation MKRTVILGGGESGAGAAVLAKKKGFDVFLSDLGEIKPQXK, from the coding sequence ATGAAAAGAACAGTAATACTTGGCGGAGGCGAAAGCGGTGCGGGCGCGGCTGTTTTGGCAAAGAAAAAAGGATTTGATGTTTTCCTTTCGGATCTTGGCGAAATTAAACCGCAATNAAAATGA
- the mraY gene encoding Phospho-N-acetylmuramoyl-pentapeptide-transferase, which yields MFYHLFQILDKYYDISGGRLFNYISFRMALAFILALIISTLYGQKIISLLQKRQIGETIRDLGLQDQMAKKGTPTMGGIIIIIAILIPTVLLANLTNIYIILMLITTVWMGLIGFLDDFLKIKYKNKEGLKGHFKIVGQVGLGLIVGLTLYWSPQAVIRENVEIKGGELNNVVDVNYKKDDIKSTKTTIPFFKNNNLDYADAFKSAGEKAQKYGWILFVVMAIIVVTAVSNGANLTDGIDGLATGSSAIIGVTLGIFAYVSGNVNYAGYLNIMYIPGVGEMLIFAGAFIGATVGFLWYNTYPAQVFMGDTGSLTIGGIIAVFAIAIHXEXLIPILCGXFFVEXLSVIMQRYYFKFTKKKYGEGKRIFLMTPLHHHFQKGGNSGXKALINKPXMAXPESKXTVRFWIIGIMLAALTIITLKIR from the coding sequence ATGTTTTATCATCTATTTCAAATTTTAGATAAATATTATGATATTTCCGGAGGACGTTTGTTTAACTACATTTCGTTCCGTATGGCATTGGCGTTTATTTTGGCATTGATTATTTCTACTCTTTACGGTCAAAAAATCATTTCATTGCTTCAAAAACGTCAAATTGGAGAAACTATTCGTGATTTGGGTTTGCAAGACCAAATGGCAAAAAAAGGGACACCCACGATGGGAGGAATTATTATTATCATTGCCATTTTAATTCCCACAGTTTTATTGGCTAATCTGACAAATATCTACATTATTTTGATGTTGATAACAACAGTTTGGATGGGATTGATTGGATTTCTGGATGATTTTTTGAAAATTAAATATAAAAATAAAGAAGGATTAAAAGGACATTTTAAAATTGTAGGACAAGTTGGATTGGGATTAATTGTAGGATTAACGCTCTATTGGAGTCCACAAGCCGTAATTCGTGAAAATGTGGAAATTAAAGGTGGAGAATTGAACAATGTTGTGGATGTAAATTATAAAAAAGACGATATTAAATCAACTAAAACGACCATTCCATTCTTCAAAAACAACAACTTGGATTATGCCGACGCTTTTAAATCGGCAGGAGAAAAAGCTCAGAAATACGGTTGGATTTTGTTTGTAGTAATGGCTATCATAGTAGTAACCGCCGTTTCAAACGGAGCAAATCTTACTGACGGAATTGATGGTTTAGCGACGGGTTCTTCAGCCATTATAGGAGTTACGCTGGGAATATTTGCTTACGTGTCGGGTAACGTAAATTACGCCGGTTATTTGAATATAATGTACATACCTGGTGTAGGTGAAATGTTGATTTTTGCAGGAGCGTTCATTGGCGCCACCGTTGGTTTTCTGTGGTACAACACGTACCCGGCGCAAGTATTTATGGGCGATACCGGAAGTTTAACNATAGGAGGAATTATTGCTGTTTTTGCNATTGCNATTCATAANGAATTNTTGATACCGATTTTGTGCGGTTTNTTCTTTGTNGAAAGNTTATCGGTAATTATGCAACGTTACTATTTCAAATTTACNAAAAAGAAATACGGCGAAGGCAAACGCATTTTCTTAATGACGCCTTTGCATCATCATTTTCAAAAAGGAGGAAATTCNGGAATNAAAGCGCTGATTAACAAACCAATNATGGCNNTTCCNGAATCNAAANTNACNGTNCGTTTTTGGATTATAGGAATTATGTTGGCTGCTTTGACAATAATTACGTTGAAAATAAGGTAA
- the murE gene encoding UDP-N-acetylmuramoyl-L-alanyl-D-glutamate--2, 6-diaminopimelate ligase, with the protein MLLSKLLKDIQTEKIIGNTDIEISAIQFDSRKVENGNLFVATRGTAVDGHSFIPXXIEKGXXAVLXEEIPAEKXEKITXVQVKNSSDALGHISSAWFDYPSRKLKLVGVTGTNGKTTTATLLYQMFHKLGYGAGLLSTVCNYINDEAIEATHTTPDSIELNHLLAKMVDAGCDYAFMEVSSHSVEQRRIAGLDFDGAIFTNLTRDHIDYHETFENYLKAKKRFFDDLKPEAFSLTNLDDKNGQVMLQNTKAKKYGYSLRAMADFKTKILEEDFDGMMLTMNNHEVHVSFIGKFNAYNLTAVFGAAVLLGVEEIEALRIISTLVSVSGRFETLRSTSGYAAIVDYAHTPDALNNVISTINDILQGKGKLITVVGCGGNRDKGKRPMMAREAVDGSWKAILTSDNPRNEEPQDILNDMLAGLDNEQKKKSLTIIDRREAIKTAXSLAQKGDVVLVAGKGXEDYQIIKGVKYHFDDREEVRXCF; encoded by the coding sequence CGGAAATACCGATATTGAAATTTCAGCTATTCAATTCGATTCTCGAAAAGTAGAAAACGGNAATTTGTTTGTAGCCACGCGCGGAACCGCTGTTGACGGACATTCATTTATTCCTATNNCGATTGAAAAAGGANCCANAGCTGTATTATGNGAAGAAATTCCGGCAGAAAAANAAGAAAAAATCACTTANGTTCAAGTAAAAAACAGTTCGGATGCNCTTGGGCATATTTCTTCCGCTTGGTTTGATTATCCTTCGAGAAAGTTGAAATTAGTGGGCGTAACNGGCACAAACGGAAAAACCACCACAGCTACTTTATTATACCAAATGTTTCATAAGTTGGGTTATGGCGCAGGATTGCTTTCTACTGTATGCAATTACATCAATGACGAAGCAATAGAAGCTACCCATACTACACCTGATTCCATTGAATTAAATCATTTGTTGGCAAAAATGGTAGATGCCGGATGTGATTATGCATTTATGGAAGTAAGTTCGCATTCGGTTGAACAACGCCGTATTGCAGGACTGGATTTTGACGGTGCAATTTTCACCAATTTAACCCGCGATCACATCGATTATCACGAAACTTTTGAAAATTATCTGAAAGCAAAAAAACGATTTTTTGACGATTTAAAACCCGAAGCGTTTTCTCTCACAAATTTGGACGATAAAAACGGACAAGTGATGCTTCAAAATACGAAAGCGAAAAAATACGGCTACTCATTGCGTGCAATGGCTGATTTCAAAACAAAAATTTTGGAAGAAGATTTTGACGGAATGATGTTAACTATGAATAATCACGAAGTGCATGTATCGTTTATAGGCAAATTTAATGCCTATAACCTTACTGCCGTTTTTGGCGCCGCTGTTTTGCTCGGAGTAGAAGAAATTGAAGCGTTACGTATCATCAGCACACTTGTTTCGGTTTCGGGACGTTTTGAGACGCTGCGTTCGACAAGCGGATATGCTGCAATTGTAGATTACGCACACACACCCGATGCTTTGAATAATGTCATATCAACCATCAACGATATTTTACAAGGAAAGGGAAAATTGATAACCGTTGTTGGTTGCGGTGGAAACCGCGATAAAGGAAAACGCCCGATGATGGCTCGAGAAGCAGTTGATGGCAGTTGGAAAGCTATTTTAACTTCAGATAATCCGAGAAATGAAGAACCACAGGACATTTTAAATGATATGCTCGCCGGATTGGACAACGAACAAAAAAAGAAAAGTTTAACTATTATTGACCGACGCGAAGCTATAAAAACAGCNTGNTCNTTAGCTCAAAAAGGCGATGTGGTTTTAGTGGCAGGCAAAGGACANGAAGATTATCAAATCATCAAAGGNGTGAAATATCATTTTGATGACAGAGAAGAAGTNAGAANATGTTTTTGA